One window of Vitis riparia cultivar Riparia Gloire de Montpellier isolate 1030 chromosome 5, EGFV_Vit.rip_1.0, whole genome shotgun sequence genomic DNA carries:
- the LOC117914347 gene encoding rho GDP-dissociation inhibitor 1-like isoform X1, with amino-acid sequence MSALVGAISKDFTFNPVMEKEENKDGEPTRECDDSEKPDDEGREDDEDDEAEEDGKPKSEKELENKELELGPQVSLKEQLEKDKVYSLSVSMFILKCTPLDDFVFLLLSKDDESLRRWKEQLLGTVDFSAVGESNEPEVRIQSLSILCKDRPDLVFAIPLAANSKDRLFTLKEGSRYHLKFSFVVSNNIVSGLKYIHTVWKTGIKVDNTRIMLGTFSPQQEPYTYELEEETTPSGMFARGSYSARSKFIDDDRKCYLDFSYTFDIQKNWPSAS; translated from the exons ATGTCAGCCCTTGTGGGAGCTATTTCCAAAGATTTCACTTTCAATCCTGTAATGGAGAAAGAGGAGAACAAGGATGGCGAACCAACCCGTGAATGTGATGACTCAGAGAAGCCTGACGATGAGGGTCGTgaagatgatgaggatgatgaggCGGAAGAGGATGGCAAGCCCAAATCTGAGAAAGAGTTGGAGAATAAAGAATTGGAACTTGGTCCTCAGGTCTCTCTTAAGGAGCAGCTTGAGAAAGATAAGGTTTATTCTCTCTCAGTTTCCATGTTTATATTGAAATGTACTCCGCTTGATGATTTTGTCTTTCTGTTGCTTTCAAAGGATGACGAAAGTTTGAGAAGATGGAAGGAGCAGCTTCTTGGCACTGTTGATTTCTCTGCTGTTGGAG AGAGTAATGAGCCTGAGGTTCGAATACAAAGCCTCTCAATCCTGTGTAAGGACCGCCCTGATCTGGTGTTTGCAATTCCATTAGCTGCCAATTCCAAGGACCGTCTCTTCACCCTCAAGGAAGGAAGCCGATACCACCTCAAGTTCTCCTTTGTCGTCTCTAACAACATCGTCTCCGGCCTTAAATATATACACACTGTCTGGAAGACTGGTATTAAAG TGGACAATACAAGAATAATGCTGGGAACTTTCAGTCCACAACAAGAGCCATATACTTATGAGTTGGAAGAAGAAACTACTCCTTCAGGCATGTTCGCAAGGGGTTCATATTCTGCAAGAAGCAAG TTTATAGATGATGATAGAAAATGCTATTTGGATTTCAGTTACACCTTTGACATTCAAAAAAACTGGCCATCAGCCTCTTGA
- the LOC117914347 gene encoding rho GDP-dissociation inhibitor 1-like isoform X2, translating into MSALVGAISKDFTFNPVMEKEENKDGEPTRECDDSEKPDDEGREDDEDDEAEEDGKPKSEKELENKELELGPQVSLKEQLEKDKDDESLRRWKEQLLGTVDFSAVGESNEPEVRIQSLSILCKDRPDLVFAIPLAANSKDRLFTLKEGSRYHLKFSFVVSNNIVSGLKYIHTVWKTGIKVDNTRIMLGTFSPQQEPYTYELEEETTPSGMFARGSYSARSKFIDDDRKCYLDFSYTFDIQKNWPSAS; encoded by the exons ATGTCAGCCCTTGTGGGAGCTATTTCCAAAGATTTCACTTTCAATCCTGTAATGGAGAAAGAGGAGAACAAGGATGGCGAACCAACCCGTGAATGTGATGACTCAGAGAAGCCTGACGATGAGGGTCGTgaagatgatgaggatgatgaggCGGAAGAGGATGGCAAGCCCAAATCTGAGAAAGAGTTGGAGAATAAAGAATTGGAACTTGGTCCTCAGGTCTCTCTTAAGGAGCAGCTTGAGAAAGATAAG GATGACGAAAGTTTGAGAAGATGGAAGGAGCAGCTTCTTGGCACTGTTGATTTCTCTGCTGTTGGAG AGAGTAATGAGCCTGAGGTTCGAATACAAAGCCTCTCAATCCTGTGTAAGGACCGCCCTGATCTGGTGTTTGCAATTCCATTAGCTGCCAATTCCAAGGACCGTCTCTTCACCCTCAAGGAAGGAAGCCGATACCACCTCAAGTTCTCCTTTGTCGTCTCTAACAACATCGTCTCCGGCCTTAAATATATACACACTGTCTGGAAGACTGGTATTAAAG TGGACAATACAAGAATAATGCTGGGAACTTTCAGTCCACAACAAGAGCCATATACTTATGAGTTGGAAGAAGAAACTACTCCTTCAGGCATGTTCGCAAGGGGTTCATATTCTGCAAGAAGCAAG TTTATAGATGATGATAGAAAATGCTATTTGGATTTCAGTTACACCTTTGACATTCAAAAAAACTGGCCATCAGCCTCTTGA
- the LOC117915239 gene encoding MACPF domain-containing protein At1g14780-like, with protein sequence MGLRLYLEGKKCNRLAMHIQHLSSLPNCMEFLLANSSMCRPCQWRGSDDYESINQFLEPVKWKSYSHVCTSAVKYDPNWLKGGSTGVFVVTGVQLLSKGKWPKTILHLRLLFTHIPYCTIRKKEWGMAPEASRKSTFLASLKTTFTFTQQATGPPKQLPTALNSGVYPDGPPMPIRSTKLLKYVDTAEVVRGPHDAPGHWLVIAAQLVTDNGKIGLLVKYALLDYSQES encoded by the coding sequence ATGGGCCTGCGCCTGTATTTGGAAGGGAAAAAATGCAACCGGTTGGCCATGCATATACAGCACCTCTCAAGCCTTCCAAATTGTATGGAATTTTTATTGGCCAACAGCTCCATGTGCAGGCCATGTCAGTGGCGAGGTTCTGATGATTATGAGTCCATTAACCAATTCTTAGAACCAGTCAAATGGAAGTCATACTCTCATGTCTGCACATCAGCAGTCAAGTATGATCCCAATTGGCTGAAGGGAGGTTCAACTGGGGTTTTTGTTGTAACTGGTGTTCAGCTTTTGAGCAAAGGCAAGTGGCCAAAGACCATACTTCATCTCCGTCTGCTCTTTACACATATACCCTACTGCACCATTAGGAAGAAAGAATGGGGGATGGCACCAGAAGCTTCTCGGAAGTCAACTTTCCTTGCATCTCTCAAGACAACATTCACCTTCACTCAACAGGCAACTGGTCCACCAAAGCAGCTTCCGACTGCACTAAACTCTGGTGTATACCCAGATGGCCCACCTATGCCCATCCGCTCCACAAAGCTTCTTAAGTATGTGGATACAGCTGAGGTAGTGCGCGGTCCACATGATGCTCCCGGGCATTGGTTGGTAATCGCTGCTCAGCTAGTCACAGATAATGGTAAAATTGGTTTGCTTGTAAAGTATGCATTGTTGGATTATTCACAAGAGTCATAG
- the LOC117915343 gene encoding probable glucan endo-1,3-beta-glucosidase A6, translating into MEKHSSGDEVTEMCLLALSFFSFLAFTHAETSSKIGVNYGQLGDNLPSPSQSIELIKSMKAGRVKLYDANPEILNLLSGTKIQVSIMVPNQEISNISSNQTLADQWVRDNVLSYHPQTMIRFIVVGNEVLSYYSDRDRETWSNLVPAMRRIKKSLQANNIPNIKVGTSVAMDVMESSFPPSSGMFRSDILDTLMVPLLEFLSGTNSFFFLDVYPYLAWSANPSNISLDYALFRGGNLNYTDPISNLTYTNLLDEMLDSVIFAMEKLGYPNIRLLISETGWPNAGDVDQPGANVYNAALYNQNLIKKMTAKPAVGTPARPGMTIPTFIFALYNENQKRGPGTERHWGLLDCNGKPVYGVDLTGEQESNDDQLPMPQNNKPYQGKIWCVVASEVNPEQLVSALIYACSQGNGTCDALMPGKECYEPFSLLSQASYAFSSYWAKFRSLGANCYFNGLAVQTTEDPSRGSCKFASVTL; encoded by the exons ATGGAGAAACACAGCTCTGGAGATGAAGTGACAGAGATGTGTCTTCttgctctctctttcttctctttccttgCATTCACGC ATGCAGAGACTTCAAGCAAGATTGGTGTCAACTATGGGCAGCTGGGGGACAACTTGCCATCCCCATCACAATCCATCGAGCTCATCAAATCAATGAAGGCCGGTCGGGTTAAGCTCTACGACGCCAACCCTGAAATCTTGAATCTTCTATCAGGAACCAAAATTCAGGTTTCCATCATGGTTCCAAATCAAGAAATCTCAAACATCTCTTCAAACCAAACCTTAGCGGACCAGTGGGTACGCGATAATGTTCTTTCTTACCATCCCCAAACCATGATTAGGTTCATAGTTGTTGGGAACGAAGTCCTCAGTTATTACTCAGACCGTGATCGTGAAACTTGGTCTAATCTTGTACCAGCCATGCGCCGCATCAAGAAATCCCTTCAAGCTAACAACATCCCAAACATCAAAGTTGGTACTTCTGTGGCAATGGACGTAATGGAATCAAGCTTTCCACCATCAAGTGGAATGTTTCGGTCTGACATTCTGGACACTCTGATGGTACCACTGCTAGAATTTTTGAGTGGAACCAATTCATTCTTCTTCCTCGATGTGTATCCTTACTTGGCATGGTCTGCAAACCCCTCCAACATAAGCCTAGACTATGCACTATTTAGAGGTGGAAATCTTAATTACACCGACCCCATTAGCAACCTCACCTACACTAATCTCCTAGACGAAATGCTTGATTCAGTTATCTTCGCCATGGAAAAACTTGGTTATCCAAATATCCGGCTTTTGATTTCAGAAACAGGCTGGCCTAATGCTGGTGATGTCGACCAACCTGGTGCAAATGTCTACAATGCTGCATTATACAACCAAAATCTCATCAAGAAGATGACAGCTAAACCAGCGGTTGGGACACCAGCGCGACCAGGTATGACGATACCAACCTTTATATTCGCATTGTACAATGAGAACCAAAAGAGGGGTCCAGGGACTGAGAGGCACTGGGGTTTATTGGACTGCAATGGAAAACCGGTGTATGGTGTCGACCTAACTGGCGAGCAGGAGTCCAACGATGATCAGCTACCAATGCCACAAAATAACAAGCCTTACCAAGGAAAGATATGGTGTGTGGTTGCCAGTGAAGTGAATCCTGAGCAGCTGGTGTCAGCTCTAATATATGCATGTAGTCAGGGCAACGGGACCTGCGATGCTCTTATGCCAGGGAAGGAGTGTTATGAACCGTTTTCCTTACTTTCGCAAGCAAGCTATGCTTTTAGCTCATACTGGGCTAAGTTTCGGAGCCTGGGAGCCAATTGCTACTTCAATGGACTGGCTGTTCAAACAACTGAGGATCCAA GTCGTGGATCTTGCAAGTTCGCTAGCGTGACTCTTTAA